A stretch of the Nothobranchius furzeri strain GRZ-AD chromosome 5, NfurGRZ-RIMD1, whole genome shotgun sequence genome encodes the following:
- the fli1rs gene encoding fli-1 proto-oncogene, ETS transcription factor-related sequence isoform X1, whose product MDCPIKEALSVVTEDQPIFEPPYSTTMHMKTEITSPGRFSQTAKQSPDPSESEWVGSAAPNAGKRGDQVNGTSRESPVDCSVTKRSRHMSSDGASMTYQTSYPEPRISAQTSTPPSSTTEEKRVIVPADPEVWTQDHVRQWLDWAIKEYVLEEVDVTLFQALDGKALCKMTKDDMMRLTSAYNADILLSHLNYLRQSSPTFSYSTPPTNNTPPPPPQPRLQVKSESDFNEISRRNSWPANTMTAAVQKGSSIEHQHSTRVSEPAPRIGQDPYQTLGPISSRLSNPEGQVLGSIKNRTGKQSPYKLADPSAHRPVGSGQIQLWQFLLELLSDSNNSGIITWEGTNGEFKMTDPDEVAKRWGERKSKPNMNYDKLSRALRYYYDKNIMTKVHGKRYAYKFDFQGISQAHQNHAPEGGIVKYQTEMPYMQPYHSHQPKMNFMGGHPAPMPVSPGNFFGPPTTYWNSPSSPIYPGSAMTRHPAAHAHLSSYY is encoded by the exons ATGGACTGTCCGATAAAG GAAGCGCTTTCTGTGGTGACTGAAGATCAACCCATCTTTGAGCCACCCTACTCCACAACCATGCACATGAAGACCGAGATTACATCACCTGGAAGATTCAGTCAGACCGCCAAACAGAGTCCAGATCCCAGCGAGTCCGAGTGGGTGGGGTCAGCAGCACCGAATGCTGGGAAAAGGGGTGACCAAGTCAATGGGACCAG CCGCGAGTCTCCGGTAGACTGCAGCGTCACCAAACGCTCCCGACACATGAGCAGTGACGGGGCCTCAATGACATACCAGACCTCGTACCCAGAGCCCCGCATCAGTGCCCAGACCTCCACCCCACCCAGCAGCACCACAGAGGAGAAGAGGGTCATCGTCCCAGCAG ATCCTGAGGTCTGGACCCAGGACCACGTGCGGCAGTGGCTGGACTGGGCCATCAAGGAGTACGTCCTGGAGGAGGTGGACGTCACACTCTTCCAGGCACTGGATGGCAAAGCCCTCTGCAAGATGACCAAAGACGACATGATGAGGCTGACGTCGGCCTACAACGCCGACATCCTGCTGTCACATCTGAATTACCTCAGACAGA GCAGCCCGACCTTCTCCTACTCCACACCTCCCACCAACAACACGCCACCCCCTCCCCCACAGCCACGGCTACAGGTCAAATCAG aaAGTGATTTTAATGAGATCAGCCGCAGGAACAGCTGGCCAGCAAACACCATGACTGCTGCAGTGCAGAAGG GTTCTTCTATCGAGCACCAACACAGCACGAGGGTATCCGAGCCCGCGCCGAGAATCGGCCAAG ACCCGTATCAGACATTAGGACCCATCAGCAGCAGACTTTCCAATCCAG AAGGCCAAGTCCTCGGCTCAATCAAGAACCGAACAGGCAAACAAAGTCCGTACAAGCTGGCTGACCCCAGCGCTCACAGGCCTGTGG GTTCGGGGCAGATCCAGTTATGGCAGTTCCTGCTGGAGCTTCTGTCAGACAGCAACAACTCCGGCATCATCACCTGGGAGGGCACCAACGGCGAGTTCAAGATGACCGACCCAGATGAGGTGGCCAAGCGCTGGGGCGAGCGCAAGAGCAAGCCCAACATGAACTATGACAAGCTGAGCCGCGCTCTGCGATACTACTACGACAAGAACATCATGACCAAGGTGCACGGCAAGCGCTACGCCTACAAGTTTGACTTCCAGGGCATCTCACAGGCGCATCAGAACCACGCTCCAGAAGGAGGGATTGTTAAGTACCAGACTGAGATGCCTTACATGCAGCCGTACCACAGCCACCAGCCCAAAATGAACTTCATGGGAGGCCATCCTGCTCCCATGCCCGTCTCTCCAGGGAACTTTTTTGGGCCACCGACGACGTACTGGAACTCGCCCAGCAGCCCAATCTACCCCGGATCGGCTATGACCCGACACCCGGCTGCTCATGCCCACCTGAGCTCATACTACTGA
- the fli1rs gene encoding fli-1 proto-oncogene, ETS transcription factor-related sequence isoform X3, with the protein MDCPIKEALSVVTEDQPIFEPPYSTTMHMKTEITSPGRFSQTAKQSPDPSESEWVGSAAPNAGKRGDQVNGTSRESPVDCSVTKRSRHMSSDGASMTYQTSYPEPRISAQTSTPPSSTTEEKRVIVPADPEVWTQDHVRQWLDWAIKEYVLEEVDVTLFQALDGKALCKMTKDDMMRLTSAYNADILLSHLNYLRQSSPTFSYSTPPTNNTPPPPPQPRLQVKSESDFNEISRRNSWPANTMTAAVQKGSSIEHQHSTRVSEPAPRIGQDPYQTLGPISSRLSNPGSGQIQLWQFLLELLSDSNNSGIITWEGTNGEFKMTDPDEVAKRWGERKSKPNMNYDKLSRALRYYYDKNIMTKVHGKRYAYKFDFQGISQAHQNHAPEGGIVKYQTEMPYMQPYHSHQPKMNFMGGHPAPMPVSPGNFFGPPTTYWNSPSSPIYPGSAMTRHPAAHAHLSSYY; encoded by the exons ATGGACTGTCCGATAAAG GAAGCGCTTTCTGTGGTGACTGAAGATCAACCCATCTTTGAGCCACCCTACTCCACAACCATGCACATGAAGACCGAGATTACATCACCTGGAAGATTCAGTCAGACCGCCAAACAGAGTCCAGATCCCAGCGAGTCCGAGTGGGTGGGGTCAGCAGCACCGAATGCTGGGAAAAGGGGTGACCAAGTCAATGGGACCAG CCGCGAGTCTCCGGTAGACTGCAGCGTCACCAAACGCTCCCGACACATGAGCAGTGACGGGGCCTCAATGACATACCAGACCTCGTACCCAGAGCCCCGCATCAGTGCCCAGACCTCCACCCCACCCAGCAGCACCACAGAGGAGAAGAGGGTCATCGTCCCAGCAG ATCCTGAGGTCTGGACCCAGGACCACGTGCGGCAGTGGCTGGACTGGGCCATCAAGGAGTACGTCCTGGAGGAGGTGGACGTCACACTCTTCCAGGCACTGGATGGCAAAGCCCTCTGCAAGATGACCAAAGACGACATGATGAGGCTGACGTCGGCCTACAACGCCGACATCCTGCTGTCACATCTGAATTACCTCAGACAGA GCAGCCCGACCTTCTCCTACTCCACACCTCCCACCAACAACACGCCACCCCCTCCCCCACAGCCACGGCTACAGGTCAAATCAG aaAGTGATTTTAATGAGATCAGCCGCAGGAACAGCTGGCCAGCAAACACCATGACTGCTGCAGTGCAGAAGG GTTCTTCTATCGAGCACCAACACAGCACGAGGGTATCCGAGCCCGCGCCGAGAATCGGCCAAG ACCCGTATCAGACATTAGGACCCATCAGCAGCAGACTTTCCAATCCAG GTTCGGGGCAGATCCAGTTATGGCAGTTCCTGCTGGAGCTTCTGTCAGACAGCAACAACTCCGGCATCATCACCTGGGAGGGCACCAACGGCGAGTTCAAGATGACCGACCCAGATGAGGTGGCCAAGCGCTGGGGCGAGCGCAAGAGCAAGCCCAACATGAACTATGACAAGCTGAGCCGCGCTCTGCGATACTACTACGACAAGAACATCATGACCAAGGTGCACGGCAAGCGCTACGCCTACAAGTTTGACTTCCAGGGCATCTCACAGGCGCATCAGAACCACGCTCCAGAAGGAGGGATTGTTAAGTACCAGACTGAGATGCCTTACATGCAGCCGTACCACAGCCACCAGCCCAAAATGAACTTCATGGGAGGCCATCCTGCTCCCATGCCCGTCTCTCCAGGGAACTTTTTTGGGCCACCGACGACGTACTGGAACTCGCCCAGCAGCCCAATCTACCCCGGATCGGCTATGACCCGACACCCGGCTGCTCATGCCCACCTGAGCTCATACTACTGA
- the fli1rs gene encoding fli-1 proto-oncogene, ETS transcription factor-related sequence isoform X2 encodes MHMKTEITSPGRFSQTAKQSPDPSESEWVGSAAPNAGKRGDQVNGTSRESPVDCSVTKRSRHMSSDGASMTYQTSYPEPRISAQTSTPPSSTTEEKRVIVPADPEVWTQDHVRQWLDWAIKEYVLEEVDVTLFQALDGKALCKMTKDDMMRLTSAYNADILLSHLNYLRQSSPTFSYSTPPTNNTPPPPPQPRLQVKSESDFNEISRRNSWPANTMTAAVQKGSSIEHQHSTRVSEPAPRIGQDPYQTLGPISSRLSNPEGQVLGSIKNRTGKQSPYKLADPSAHRPVGSGQIQLWQFLLELLSDSNNSGIITWEGTNGEFKMTDPDEVAKRWGERKSKPNMNYDKLSRALRYYYDKNIMTKVHGKRYAYKFDFQGISQAHQNHAPEGGIVKYQTEMPYMQPYHSHQPKMNFMGGHPAPMPVSPGNFFGPPTTYWNSPSSPIYPGSAMTRHPAAHAHLSSYY; translated from the exons ATGCACATGAAGACCGAGATTACATCACCTGGAAGATTCAGTCAGACCGCCAAACAGAGTCCAGATCCCAGCGAGTCCGAGTGGGTGGGGTCAGCAGCACCGAATGCTGGGAAAAGGGGTGACCAAGTCAATGGGACCAG CCGCGAGTCTCCGGTAGACTGCAGCGTCACCAAACGCTCCCGACACATGAGCAGTGACGGGGCCTCAATGACATACCAGACCTCGTACCCAGAGCCCCGCATCAGTGCCCAGACCTCCACCCCACCCAGCAGCACCACAGAGGAGAAGAGGGTCATCGTCCCAGCAG ATCCTGAGGTCTGGACCCAGGACCACGTGCGGCAGTGGCTGGACTGGGCCATCAAGGAGTACGTCCTGGAGGAGGTGGACGTCACACTCTTCCAGGCACTGGATGGCAAAGCCCTCTGCAAGATGACCAAAGACGACATGATGAGGCTGACGTCGGCCTACAACGCCGACATCCTGCTGTCACATCTGAATTACCTCAGACAGA GCAGCCCGACCTTCTCCTACTCCACACCTCCCACCAACAACACGCCACCCCCTCCCCCACAGCCACGGCTACAGGTCAAATCAG aaAGTGATTTTAATGAGATCAGCCGCAGGAACAGCTGGCCAGCAAACACCATGACTGCTGCAGTGCAGAAGG GTTCTTCTATCGAGCACCAACACAGCACGAGGGTATCCGAGCCCGCGCCGAGAATCGGCCAAG ACCCGTATCAGACATTAGGACCCATCAGCAGCAGACTTTCCAATCCAG AAGGCCAAGTCCTCGGCTCAATCAAGAACCGAACAGGCAAACAAAGTCCGTACAAGCTGGCTGACCCCAGCGCTCACAGGCCTGTGG GTTCGGGGCAGATCCAGTTATGGCAGTTCCTGCTGGAGCTTCTGTCAGACAGCAACAACTCCGGCATCATCACCTGGGAGGGCACCAACGGCGAGTTCAAGATGACCGACCCAGATGAGGTGGCCAAGCGCTGGGGCGAGCGCAAGAGCAAGCCCAACATGAACTATGACAAGCTGAGCCGCGCTCTGCGATACTACTACGACAAGAACATCATGACCAAGGTGCACGGCAAGCGCTACGCCTACAAGTTTGACTTCCAGGGCATCTCACAGGCGCATCAGAACCACGCTCCAGAAGGAGGGATTGTTAAGTACCAGACTGAGATGCCTTACATGCAGCCGTACCACAGCCACCAGCCCAAAATGAACTTCATGGGAGGCCATCCTGCTCCCATGCCCGTCTCTCCAGGGAACTTTTTTGGGCCACCGACGACGTACTGGAACTCGCCCAGCAGCCCAATCTACCCCGGATCGGCTATGACCCGACACCCGGCTGCTCATGCCCACCTGAGCTCATACTACTGA